Proteins found in one Agaribacterium sp. ZY112 genomic segment:
- a CDS encoding zinc-dependent alcohol dehydrogenase family protein, translating to MTANTTATAASSISEQGDSMSIPNSMKAMTLRAFGGTEGFELAELSVPKPKAGQVLVKVAATSVNPVDFKIRALGEALPFSPELPSVLGMDFAGTVQALGEGVDGFEVGDEVYGCAGGLASVEGVLQGALAEFIPADAKLIALKPKNLSMAEAAALPLVGITAYEGLSRAGINADSAAGKKVLVHGGSGGVGHVALQLAKHMGAQVSSTGGGDKQLALIKQLGAKPINYKTETVDDYVQSHTNGAGFDAIYDSVGGAHLANSIQAAGLNAHISTTDSFAEVDLSLAHLKGLSLNVVFMLIPMIHNVGREQHGKILAELASIVDAGALKPVLTEQQFSLEQTAAAHDYAEAGTGMGKVVISVAG from the coding sequence ATGACAGCAAATACAACAGCTACGGCTGCATCTTCCATTTCTGAGCAAGGAGACTCTATGTCTATCCCTAATAGTATGAAAGCCATGACCTTACGCGCCTTTGGTGGTACCGAAGGTTTTGAGTTGGCCGAGTTAAGTGTGCCTAAACCTAAGGCGGGCCAAGTGCTTGTGAAGGTAGCAGCGACCAGTGTTAACCCCGTTGATTTTAAAATTCGCGCCTTGGGTGAAGCTCTGCCTTTTTCGCCAGAGTTACCGAGTGTATTGGGCATGGATTTCGCGGGCACGGTTCAGGCTTTGGGTGAGGGGGTTGATGGTTTTGAAGTGGGGGATGAGGTCTATGGTTGTGCCGGTGGTTTGGCCTCAGTAGAAGGAGTATTACAGGGCGCTTTGGCTGAATTTATTCCGGCCGATGCCAAACTGATTGCGCTAAAACCTAAAAACCTCAGCATGGCTGAAGCGGCAGCGCTGCCTTTGGTTGGTATTACCGCTTATGAAGGCCTTAGCCGTGCGGGTATTAATGCTGATTCTGCCGCAGGTAAAAAAGTATTGGTACACGGTGGTTCTGGTGGGGTAGGCCATGTGGCTTTACAGCTAGCTAAACACATGGGCGCGCAAGTGAGTTCAACAGGCGGTGGTGATAAACAACTGGCGTTAATCAAGCAATTAGGCGCTAAGCCAATTAATTATAAAACCGAAACAGTCGATGACTACGTACAAAGCCATACCAATGGCGCCGGTTTTGATGCCATTTATGACAGTGTCGGTGGGGCGCACCTTGCCAATTCAATTCAAGCGGCGGGTCTAAATGCACATATATCAACAACGGATAGTTTTGCTGAGGTTGATCTTTCCCTCGCTCATCTTAAAGGGCTGTCTTTGAATGTGGTGTTTATGCTTATTCCTATGATCCACAACGTAGGGCGAGAGCAACACGGAAAAATATTAGCGGAGTTGGCAAGCATCGTTGACGCCGGTGCGCTTAAACCGGTACTAACCGAACAGCAATTTAGCTTAGAGCAAACAGCCGCTGCCCACGACTATGCCGAGGCCGGTACAGGTATGGGTAAAGTGGTTATTAGTGTGGCTGGATAA
- a CDS encoding SDR family NAD(P)-dependent oxidoreductase: protein MNTHKIIAITGATDGIGLLTAEKFVLLGHQVFIHGRSEAKLKAAETKLNALGRLPVISLQADLSDLKQVKHLAKELIDLLNKQGCTLDVLINNAGVFKLASPHLPNGQDQRFVVNTIAPYLLTKSLKPVLNEHSRVVNLSSAAQASVDIAALIGEKTIADDFNAYAQSKLALTQWTRQLANKLGNSTPVLIAVNPGSLLASKMVKQGFGVAGKDINIGADILVRASLADEFANASGLYFDNDSGDFSDPHNDALSPQKNASVVLAIEECLADFT from the coding sequence ATGAATACACATAAAATCATCGCTATTACCGGTGCAACGGATGGTATTGGTTTATTAACGGCAGAAAAGTTTGTGTTACTTGGGCACCAGGTGTTTATTCACGGTCGCAGTGAGGCCAAGCTCAAAGCCGCAGAAACTAAATTAAATGCCTTAGGCCGCTTGCCTGTTATAAGCCTTCAGGCTGATTTATCTGATTTAAAACAGGTTAAACACTTGGCTAAAGAGCTTATTGATCTATTAAACAAGCAGGGGTGTACTTTAGATGTGCTTATCAATAATGCAGGTGTGTTTAAGTTGGCATCACCGCATTTACCCAACGGCCAAGACCAGCGCTTTGTGGTGAATACTATTGCTCCCTATTTATTAACTAAGTCTTTGAAGCCTGTTTTAAATGAGCATTCACGAGTCGTTAATTTAAGTTCTGCAGCGCAAGCGAGTGTCGATATAGCTGCTCTCATTGGTGAAAAAACCATCGCTGATGATTTTAATGCCTATGCCCAGAGTAAGTTGGCTTTAACACAGTGGACACGCCAGTTAGCCAATAAGTTAGGTAATAGCACTCCGGTGCTGATTGCGGTTAACCCTGGTTCTTTGCTGGCAAGTAAAATGGTAAAGCAGGGGTTTGGCGTGGCTGGAAAAGACATCAATATAGGAGCTGATATTCTTGTTCGGGCCTCACTGGCTGATGAATTTGCTAACGCCTCGGGACTGTATTTCGATAACGATAGTGGTGATTTTTCAGACCCGCATAATGATGCTCTAAGTCCGCAGAAAAATGCCAGTGTGGTATTGGCCATTGAAGAGTGTTTAGCTGATTTTACTTAG
- a CDS encoding LysE family translocator, with translation MPDLWLFISLTLFLSASPGPVMLNCLADGARYGYRHCTIGMLGVSLGNICLIIASALGLSLLLKQSPLAFTGLKYLGAAYLCYLGISMIRHGLKTGEDELQLEQSEVNKNKLFSKWFFIALSNPKGLIYFGALFPQFIRANEPAAIQFFVLAFVFLIIDFMWMSSYALGGKALLRILKSRKARQVFNSACGSALIAAAIALSLSSLN, from the coding sequence ATGCCTGACTTGTGGCTCTTTATTAGCCTCACACTGTTTCTTTCAGCAAGCCCAGGGCCGGTAATGCTGAACTGCCTAGCCGATGGTGCACGTTATGGCTATCGGCACTGTACGATCGGCATGCTGGGTGTCAGCCTAGGTAATATCTGCTTAATCATCGCAAGCGCTTTAGGCTTGAGCTTACTGCTTAAACAATCGCCTCTTGCTTTTACTGGCCTTAAATATCTAGGGGCTGCTTATTTGTGTTATTTAGGTATTTCCATGATTCGCCACGGACTTAAAACTGGCGAAGATGAGCTGCAACTTGAACAAAGCGAAGTAAATAAAAACAAACTATTCAGCAAATGGTTTTTTATTGCTCTTAGCAACCCCAAAGGCCTGATCTATTTTGGCGCCCTATTCCCACAATTTATTCGCGCAAATGAGCCTGCTGCTATTCAGTTCTTTGTACTTGCGTTTGTCTTTTTAATCATCGATTTTATGTGGATGAGTAGCTACGCCCTAGGAGGAAAGGCTTTACTTAGAATACTTAAATCTCGAAAGGCCCGCCAGGTGTTTAACAGTGCCTGTGGAAGCGCACTTATTGCCGCAGCGATAGCACTGAGTTTGAGCAGCTTAAACTAA
- a CDS encoding DUF3604 domain-containing protein, whose protein sequence is MFKLKPLALCIAASFASNLALAGAAELTEAQKNYSPYANTTQASNVYWGDSHLHTGLSLDAGLFGNTIGLDDAYRFARGDEIKSSTGIPVKLSRPLDWLIVTDHTDLMGIAADIKSGTPNILADKKGKEWHEAFVKGGKAAGAAAFDLITNFSQMTLPEQLLEDYSPGSDVFNGVWNDIVEAADRHNEPGAFTAFIGYEWTSVPKGFNLHRNVIYRDGADKALKSQPLTTQAPLGSTDPLALYQWLEDYEKDTGGRAFAFAHNGNMSNGWMFPTEATYAGGVVDKNYVELRAKWEPHYEITQMKGDGEAHPYLSPDDQFADYETWAIGNLDITELKKPEMLKGEYAREALKQGLKLERKFGTNPYKFGVGGATDSHTSLATGEENNFFGKSASVEPSADRISHPFVAAELGTYPGYILVASGYTGIWAHENTREALFDAMERKETYATTGPRMTVRFFGGWGFDKKDMLASDSISIGYDKGVPMGGELVGAKAKAPSFMLSALKDPMSANLDRMQVVKGWLDAEGQLHERVYDVACSDGRRINRKGLCKKAVGNTVDLETATWSNSIGEAELAQVWTDPDFDASEPAFYYVRVLEIPTPRWVLYDKVRLGAEVPEEAQLVGQERAYTSPIWYSPK, encoded by the coding sequence ATGTTTAAGCTCAAGCCTTTGGCTTTGTGTATCGCTGCTTCTTTTGCTTCAAACTTGGCTTTAGCTGGCGCGGCCGAACTCACTGAAGCTCAGAAAAATTACTCCCCTTACGCCAATACAACTCAGGCTAGCAATGTCTACTGGGGGGATTCCCACCTACATACAGGCTTGTCTTTGGATGCGGGTTTATTTGGTAATACGATTGGGCTTGATGATGCGTATCGCTTTGCTCGCGGTGATGAAATTAAGTCATCCACCGGTATTCCTGTAAAACTGTCTCGTCCTTTAGATTGGCTTATTGTTACTGATCACACTGATTTAATGGGTATCGCTGCAGATATTAAAAGCGGTACACCAAATATATTGGCCGATAAAAAAGGTAAAGAGTGGCACGAAGCCTTTGTTAAAGGTGGTAAAGCTGCTGGTGCTGCGGCGTTTGATTTGATCACTAATTTCTCGCAAATGACCCTGCCAGAGCAGTTACTTGAAGATTACAGCCCGGGTTCTGATGTTTTTAATGGGGTGTGGAATGACATCGTCGAGGCTGCAGACCGTCATAACGAGCCGGGAGCCTTTACGGCCTTTATTGGTTATGAGTGGACATCTGTGCCTAAGGGCTTCAACTTACATCGCAACGTGATTTACCGCGACGGTGCTGATAAAGCACTAAAGTCTCAGCCTTTAACTACTCAGGCTCCTCTGGGTAGCACCGATCCCTTGGCTCTATATCAGTGGCTAGAAGACTACGAAAAAGACACAGGTGGTCGTGCTTTTGCTTTTGCCCATAACGGCAATATGTCTAACGGGTGGATGTTTCCTACGGAAGCTACTTATGCTGGTGGTGTTGTAGATAAAAATTACGTTGAGTTGCGTGCTAAGTGGGAGCCTCACTATGAAATCACCCAGATGAAAGGTGATGGTGAAGCCCACCCTTATCTTTCCCCAGACGATCAGTTTGCCGATTACGAAACTTGGGCCATAGGTAACTTAGATATTACCGAGCTTAAAAAGCCTGAAATGCTAAAAGGTGAATATGCTCGTGAAGCACTCAAGCAAGGTTTAAAACTTGAGAGGAAGTTTGGTACTAACCCCTATAAATTTGGTGTGGGTGGTGCAACCGATAGTCATACTTCTTTAGCCACTGGAGAGGAGAACAACTTCTTTGGTAAGTCGGCTTCTGTAGAGCCAAGTGCTGATCGCATTAGTCATCCTTTTGTTGCTGCTGAGCTGGGGACTTACCCTGGCTACATATTAGTGGCTTCGGGTTATACCGGTATTTGGGCTCATGAGAATACGCGTGAAGCCCTGTTTGATGCGATGGAAAGAAAAGAAACCTACGCTACTACTGGCCCACGTATGACCGTGCGCTTCTTTGGTGGTTGGGGTTTTGACAAAAAAGACATGCTAGCGAGCGACTCCATCTCTATTGGTTACGATAAAGGCGTGCCAATGGGCGGTGAGTTAGTGGGTGCTAAAGCTAAAGCGCCAAGCTTTATGTTGTCAGCATTAAAAGATCCTATGAGTGCTAACTTGGATCGTATGCAGGTTGTAAAAGGGTGGTTAGATGCTGAAGGTCAGTTACACGAGCGTGTTTATGATGTGGCTTGTTCAGACGGTCGTCGTATTAATCGTAAAGGTTTGTGTAAAAAGGCGGTTGGTAATACTGTCGATTTAGAAACGGCGACTTGGAGCAACAGCATTGGTGAGGCAGAGTTGGCACAGGTTTGGACCGACCCCGATTTTGATGCCAGTGAGCCTGCTTTTTATTATGTACGAGTACTTGAGATTCCAACACCTCGCTGGGTTTTGTATGACAAGGTACGCTTAGGCGCGGAAGTTCCTGAGGAGGCTCAACTGGTTGGCCAAGAGCGAGCTTATACATCCCCTATTTGGTATTCACCCAAATAA
- a CDS encoding peptidyl-prolyl cis-trans isomerase, with the protein MFRSVLKEPLVHFLLLSFVLFVLYALLNPGSEDDRVIVITDGRVDQLEASFTKAWSRKPLDKELKNAIDSYAINEMYLREAHALGLDQNDSVIDRRLRQKMDYLLDDRVAAEAPSEEQLNDYYQLYKERYQGPAFYSFEQVFFSDATKGAELESYLQAQQIRVQKGLLPLGQSSLLPPSYEDISDKELVSRFGKGFVEELSLLELNQWSKPVKSAFGWHWLRVNKRQDSEQLSYDKVNKKVLNDWLYDAKRKQREQYEQQLKALYTVVRES; encoded by the coding sequence GTGTTTAGGTCCGTGCTTAAAGAGCCTCTTGTTCATTTCTTGTTACTGTCGTTTGTCCTTTTTGTCTTGTATGCCTTGCTTAACCCTGGGTCTGAAGATGATAGGGTTATTGTTATCACTGACGGGCGTGTTGATCAGCTAGAAGCCAGTTTTACTAAAGCGTGGTCGCGTAAGCCTTTGGATAAAGAGCTTAAAAATGCGATAGACAGCTATGCAATCAATGAGATGTATTTGCGTGAAGCGCACGCACTCGGTTTGGATCAAAATGATTCAGTGATTGATAGGCGCTTACGCCAAAAAATGGATTATCTGCTTGATGATAGAGTTGCTGCAGAGGCGCCAAGCGAAGAGCAGTTAAATGATTATTATCAGCTGTATAAAGAGCGTTATCAGGGGCCGGCATTTTATAGTTTTGAGCAGGTGTTTTTTTCAGATGCAACTAAGGGGGCTGAATTAGAAAGCTACCTACAAGCGCAGCAGATACGAGTGCAGAAAGGTTTATTGCCCTTGGGGCAGAGTTCTTTATTACCGCCTAGTTATGAGGATATAAGTGATAAAGAGTTGGTCTCGCGTTTTGGTAAGGGCTTTGTCGAAGAGCTTAGTCTTCTCGAATTAAACCAGTGGTCAAAGCCTGTGAAGTCGGCTTTTGGTTGGCATTGGTTGCGTGTAAATAAGCGGCAGGATAGTGAACAACTATCTTATGACAAAGTTAATAAGAAGGTGCTCAATGATTGGCTTTACGATGCTAAACGAAAACAGCGTGAGCAATATGAGCAGCAGTTAAAAGCTTTGTATACGGTAGTGCGTGAGTCTTAA
- a CDS encoding HupE/UreJ family protein, giving the protein MSLNMRLFNYRTLYSCCLLAKGFLAISLFVINFLLSAAVAADDLRPASLSFKQLDDRQTEVSWRLPIKNNQRAPMSPTLDQSATYVGTPQSRLLDNVYSQRWVIEREEGLQGLHLYIEGLKGDSRDVIVRVLNSQGQVQFTQILNTETPALTLNLPETPKLEHVGWSYLYFGLEHILEGFDHLLFVFALLLIVGDWRRLVITITCFTLAHSMTLIPGALGWVQLPGPPVESVIALSIMFLARELICIQRGHTSFTARQPWLVAFAFGLLHGLGFAGALRDIGLPEGELLLALLSFNVGVELGQLVFVAAVMLCLRALKLLTVTWPRWVYLMPAYCIGTISCYWFVERLAQFY; this is encoded by the coding sequence GTGAGTCTTAATATGCGCTTGTTTAATTATCGTACCTTGTACTCGTGCTGTTTATTGGCTAAAGGTTTCTTAGCTATTAGTTTGTTTGTTATTAATTTTTTACTAAGTGCAGCGGTGGCAGCCGATGATTTGCGCCCTGCCTCTTTAAGTTTTAAACAGCTTGATGATAGGCAAACCGAAGTTTCGTGGCGGCTGCCGATTAAAAATAATCAGCGCGCCCCTATGTCACCCACTCTGGATCAAAGTGCCACTTATGTCGGTACGCCGCAGTCACGTTTACTGGATAACGTTTATAGTCAGCGTTGGGTGATTGAGCGGGAAGAGGGGTTGCAGGGCTTACATCTTTATATCGAGGGATTAAAAGGTGATTCGCGTGATGTCATTGTGCGGGTTTTAAATTCTCAAGGCCAAGTACAATTTACCCAGATATTAAATACTGAGACACCAGCTTTAACTCTGAATTTACCAGAGACGCCTAAATTAGAACATGTAGGTTGGAGTTATCTCTATTTTGGTCTGGAGCATATATTAGAGGGTTTTGACCACCTTTTATTTGTTTTTGCACTTTTGCTGATCGTTGGTGATTGGCGTCGTTTGGTGATTACGATTACCTGTTTTACCTTAGCGCATAGCATGACTTTAATTCCAGGTGCTCTCGGTTGGGTGCAGTTACCTGGGCCACCTGTTGAATCGGTGATTGCGCTTTCTATTATGTTTCTAGCCCGAGAACTTATTTGTATTCAGCGTGGCCATACTAGCTTTACCGCACGCCAGCCTTGGCTGGTGGCTTTTGCTTTTGGTTTGTTGCATGGCTTGGGCTTTGCTGGCGCACTGAGAGATATTGGTTTGCCGGAAGGCGAGCTCTTATTAGCGCTATTAAGTTTTAATGTGGGTGTGGAGCTCGGCCAGCTTGTGTTTGTTGCAGCCGTTATGCTGTGTTTACGAGCATTAAAACTGTTAACTGTCACTTGGCCTCGTTGGGTTTATTTAATGCCGGCCTATTGTATTGGTACTATTTCTTGTTATTGGTTTGTTGAGCGCCTAGCTCAGTTTTATTAA
- a CDS encoding PACE efflux transporter, whose amino-acid sequence MGVKERILHMLLFEAIALVLLTALAMLIAKGSVLSMSALAICLSLIAMTWNYAFNLGFDRVYGHDRYQRGLKIRVWHGVLFELGMVVLSFPVIMWWLKLGFWAVLLLDIGAVAFFLVYSVVYNWLYDVIKHHCFNKRAVQSAQKK is encoded by the coding sequence ATGGGCGTTAAAGAACGTATCTTGCATATGCTTTTGTTTGAGGCTATTGCTTTAGTTTTGTTGACGGCCTTAGCCATGCTTATAGCTAAAGGCAGTGTGCTTAGCATGTCGGCATTGGCTATTTGCCTGTCCCTTATTGCCATGACGTGGAACTACGCCTTTAATTTAGGTTTTGATCGGGTCTATGGTCACGATCGTTATCAGCGTGGTTTAAAAATTCGAGTGTGGCACGGCGTGTTGTTTGAATTGGGTATGGTAGTGCTTTCGTTCCCAGTGATTATGTGGTGGCTAAAACTGGGTTTTTGGGCTGTGCTGCTTTTGGATATTGGAGCAGTGGCTTTTTTTCTGGTGTATTCTGTTGTTTATAACTGGCTCTACGATGTTATTAAGCATCACTGTTTTAATAAGCGCGCTGTACAGTCCGCACAGAAAAAATAG